In Arachis hypogaea cultivar Tifrunner chromosome 7, arahy.Tifrunner.gnm2.J5K5, whole genome shotgun sequence, the genomic window GGTTTAAAACCATTTGTGACTCTGTTTCATTGGGATCTCCCACAAGCTCTTGAAGATGAGTATGGGGGACTTCTTAGCCCTAAAGTAGTGTAAGTTACACTTCATTGCCAAATTCATGCATTTCATTTGGACTCTAGTTAATTTATAATGTTTATGTTTAATTAAAGCATATTGCTAAACACTGAAATATTCGCTCCAAATCTCCACTTGTAACGTGACGTTGAAGATTTCAACTCTAACTTATAAATGCCCACTACACACACAGACTTGTATGaattattttaattagaatttcAAAGATTTTAATTCTGGTATTTTATCATTATAAAACTActtttttcgttttaaaataaaTGTCACATTCACTTTTtggatttattgaaaaaataagatgtataGACTAATCttttatttagatattttaattttttaattatataatttttaataatcaacaatagttttgaaattttataactattcctcataaataattttataagaacTTTTTTCTCTTATCTTCGTAGTTGATTAAAGAGTACAGTTCAACTAGATATCCTTTAAAAGTCGTACAATATTCagccttttattacaataattttaaaaaaataaaacaaacatatctaaaaattttaaatagatttagtgtctttttaaaattaaatacacattcaaaatacaaactaaataaaactgaaatttaaaatttaaatttaaattttaaatttctattttaaatttaatatacttaattattaatatattataattacaatttaaatacacatccaaaaatcaaattagttataattcaaaattttgaatttaaaattttaaaataaatcttaaaccgttttaaaattttggatgtgtttcaaatATGTTTTGTATAGAAgtcaataattttagatgtgtaataaatgaaaaataaccaatatttacaaacatacattttaataattttaaaagcattaatgttcaaataagtaacgataaaattcaacaaataataaaaaaatgagaaatattAGATGAATTTtatcgaataagatataaaaaaaattaattttatatttaatgtttaaatttaaatttttgatttatgattttggatgtgttttagaaatattttttgtatcacttaataattttagatgtgttacaattgaaaacaaaatcgaaTTTTTACAAACAAGcattttaatacttttaaaagcattaatattaaaataagtaaCGAAAAAATCTAAgtattaaaaaaagagaaatattagatgagtttttctcgaataagatataaaaaattaattttatttttaatgtttaaatttaaattttagatttataatttttgatgtgttttaaaaatattttatgtataatttaataattttagatgtgttacaattgaaaaaaattaatttttacgaacatacattttaataattttaaaagcgttaatattcaaataagcaatgaaaaaattcaaaaaaaataaaagaaagaaagaaagaaagaaaaaaataaagaagaagaaaagaatattgaTATATACactgattatttattatttaatttaaatattaatataatcttATTAAAATAATGATGAATGAGTTTTGAGTTAGTATGTAAGTCACTCGAAATAGAAACAAAATAGCATGacttatctaataataataataataataataataataataataataataataataataaaatgttaaatatgaaataataaatttacctagagagaagaaaaaaaaaagaatgtacACGAGAGAGGGGAGGGAGacgtgcaaataaataaaaaactaataaaataactattttatgaagtaggtaggaagttagagaaattctagtatttgaaatttaaattaattttaattacaacatGTTTAGCTACAAATTAGGAATGTcttttaactaaaatttatttaaataatattatttaaatttaaaagctGAATAAAGGCTGAATTTTAAAGGACACATAGCATTTTCCTAAAGAGTAAAGTAACAAATAAACGTCTAAAAATTTATATCTCGGATAAATATTCATACTAACAAATATAAACACATTACCCCTAAAATAACTCCTATAATTAAGATGAAAAGTCTTAATTTAAACTAAATAACTTCTGGTACTTTTTTTTTAGATTAATTAGTCTGTCTAAAATATAAGAGCAATGTTAGgggcagtaatttttgtgattgtcaactagccatcaatgatgatttgatggtgtgaaattggtgtgagatttcatccaatggctcaccttcctctattggttacatgctggccaaaattcaacaaaactgctGGTCCCCTATACTTTTCCAAAATATAAATCTTTAATGATTTATTTGTCACTTTACTCCTAATTAAAAAATAGTGTATACAACatattaaagtaaataaatagagtatacaattatttttgaattaatggAATGATTGAACAATGAACAGGGAAGATTTCCGAGAGTATGCTGATTTCTGCTTCAAGACATTTGGTGACCGAGTGAAACATTGGGTGACACTGAATGAACCATTGTCATATTCCACGAATGGCTACAATGGTGGAACATTTGCACCAGGAAGATGCTCTAACTACGTTGGGAATTGCAGTGCCGGTAACTCAGCCACTGAGCCTTACATCGTTGCACACCACTTCATCCTTTCTCATGCCGCTGCTGTCAGAGTATACAAGACCAAATACCAGGTTCCATACTTCCATTATTAACTTCTCACACCTCTCTATCTATAAGCCCTACATGCGCTTTGCTTATTAATtttactgaatttttaatttttatttaatttggtcttTATAGCATattgaattttataataaatttaaaaataagacaAATAATTTGAGAAAATGGGTGTAATTAATTATTTGAGTCTCTTTGTAACAACTAACAAATAAGAATGAGTGGGCCAAATCTTAGAGAAAGAATAAATACATGTACAtataatataagtatataattaaGTATATAACAACACTTATAATTCccaaaacgtttttttttttttttgcttctacAATTTGAAGAAATTTAATTAACATGGGTCCATTCATAGGCTCATCAAAAAGGACAGATTGGAGTCACCTTAGTGACTCACTACTTTGAACCAAAAAACAACAATGATGCTGATCGCCAGGCTGCAACTCGAGCTCTGGAATTTATGTTAGGATGGTATGTATCATTTGTCACATAAATTATTTTATGGATTTAACTCACACattttaaaagtataataataaaaatttttattatttttgatatattCAATGTATTAAAAActcttattttaaatatttttttttattaaggacaacgtaaattaaaataattattatgcaAATCGATTTTCATGAAGGTATGCTCATCCGATCACATATGGTGACTATCCAGCAAGCATGAGATCTTCAGTTGGAGAAAGACTCCCAAAATTCACAAAATCTGAATCCCAAATGATTAAGGGTTCATATGATTTTTTGGGTGTCAATTATTATAGCACTTATTATGCTGAGAATGCTGCACCAACAACCAACAAAAGCTTCTTCACAGATATGCTAGCCACTCTTAGTAGTAAGTAAAATTGCAATAGCaacttaaccaaaaaaaaaaaaaaggtagcaATAGCAAAATCACTAGTAATTAATAAATCAGTTATGACATGAttagtgtttttctttttcttttttttttttcactagtgAACTAACAACTAAAATTATTCTCTTCATTTCAGATGATAGAAATGGTGTAACTCTTGGAAAATCGGTATGattttccccttctttcttttgcatatttttatgTGGTCatgctctattttttttttggttttttttttgtcatttttggtTGGTTGATAATCAGAGTATAGTAGAgtacccaatttttattttttaacaaaatgctagtttttgtttttttggacACTGAACAAAATGCTATTTTAACAACACCTTgtgatatatttttaattaaaaaagggGCCTAGGCCCAAAggaaaaaacaaaatagaaaatttgtAATGGGGTTGTTTAAATACTCCACTCTCTTTATAATGTTCTTTCACAGCCCCAACATTTTATACTACAAACTAGCTTTTTCTTGCATTAACCCGATCTTTAATGGGTATCGAATTCATATTTTTCACAAGCATATGcaatcattttatatttttaaatgaagttaaaagataaaaatatttaaattacaagttaattaaatatgtcaaattatttaacgatatttaactattaactttatataaaaataattacacatAAATTTCTATCTTTTCACGGTTAGAATTATAAGTATTCAAatcttttatgattaaaaaatggtaatttaatataatttgtcaCGGAATATAAAATGATCAGTATTTAAATTTCATATGATGAATAGTATATGATAGTTTAATCTAATTTGGCACATAATATAACTAGAAAAAGTTTTATGGTTGTGCAGACTGACTTGGGGTGGCTGTATGTGTATCCAAGGGGAATTCATGGTCTTGCGACATACATAATGAAAACCTACAAGAATCCCCCAGTCTACATCACTGAAAATGGTATGCCTACACTCTAATTTTCTTCATTATGGCTCCGTTTATTTAGTGTATAGCACAAGATATTTACACcgatatataaattatatagacataaacacaaaatatataatgtatatatattttatgtttaacaaagaatataaataaaatacataaaattttaaaaagtgaaTAATATTTTCATCATCTATTTTTACTAGCATCTATATTTATTATTAACCATTACACTAAGTCTTTTCTTCTATCTCcattcataacaaaaaaa contains:
- the LOC112703053 gene encoding vicianin hydrolase, encoding MGTVYCALPKPIMEVIVPTLLLCLLTLVAGGTPSSSPTPSIHPTHYTSTFNRSLFPPDFLFGVGTSAYQVEGAADIDGRGASIWDTFTKQHPEKIWDKSTGNPGAGFYHHYKDDIKVVKEMGLDSFRFSISWSRIFPKGKGAINPLGVKFYNNVIDEILANGLKPFVTLFHWDLPQALEDEYGGLLSPKVVEDFREYADFCFKTFGDRVKHWVTLNEPLSYSTNGYNGGTFAPGRCSNYVGNCSAGNSATEPYIVAHHFILSHAAAVRVYKTKYQAHQKGQIGVTLVTHYFEPKNNNDADRQAATRALEFMLGWYAHPITYGDYPASMRSSVGERLPKFTKSESQMIKGSYDFLGVNYYSTYYAENAAPTTNKSFFTDMLATLSNDRNGVTLGKSTDLGWLYVYPRGIHGLATYIMKTYKNPPVYITENGVAQSRNDSIPIDVARKDGIRIRYHDNHLKFLLQAIKEGANVKGYYAWSYSDSYEWDAGYTVRFGLIYVDFKNNLKRYPKYSAFWLQKFLLK